The Apium graveolens cultivar Ventura chromosome 6, ASM990537v1, whole genome shotgun sequence genome contains a region encoding:
- the LOC141664567 gene encoding early nodulin-like protein 2: protein MGFLSVIILFIFLAASSTEATNFLVGGINGWSTHPSEDYQTWSGRLRFQINDTLSFKYSKETDSVVVVSKDGYDKCNAANPISKLEGGDSTLMFDRSGPFYFITSNKTNCDQGQKLAIVVMAPRNKSPPTPLAPVPSPESQTPGPSPSFAPAVSAAGVVSVLVLSVTVAAFITLT from the exons ATGGGATTTTTATCAGTAATTATACTATTTATCTTCTTGGCCGCTTCTTCAACAGAGGCCACAAATTTCTTAGTTGGTGGTATAAATGGTTGGAGCACACACCCTTCTGAGGATTACCAAACATGGTCCGGTAGACTTCGATTTCAAATCAATGACACTCTTT CATTCAAGTATTCAAAAGAAACAGACTCAGTTGTGGTGGTAAGTAAAGATGGTTATGACAAATGTAACGCAGCAAACCCTATATCTAAATTGGAAGGTGGTGATTCTACTTTGATGTTTGATCGTTCCGGACCTTTTTATTTTATTACATCAAATAAAACTAACTGCGATCAAGGTCAAAAGCTGGCCATTGTTGTCATGGCACCTCGCAATAAATCTCCACCTACTCCTCTAGCTCCGGTCCCTTCGCCGGAATCTCAAACTCCAGGTCCTTCCCCATCATTTGCTCCGGCTGTTTCTGCGGCCGGGGTGGTGTCAGTACTTGTCCTGAGTGTGACTGTGGCTGCTTTTATTACATTGACCTAG